The Priestia megaterium genome has a window encoding:
- a CDS encoding NAD-dependent epimerase/dehydratase family protein, whose translation MDKKPTLLITGASGFTGLHACDYFSRLEFDVIAITNMNSFSNKQIKRRTCNLSNNESVKELISITKPDYLLHLAGQNAVGLSWDNPIQSLEVNAMATAYLLDALRKEMPSCKAVIVGSALQFDPTVPATFNHPYGLSKTIQTLISQFWSNQYNMNVVVAKPSNLIGPGFSKGVCSIFAKKIIAMEKEEGEKYLRVSNLNNRFDFLDVRDAVRAYDFLLRKGENGRSYNVSSGKSNSLQDIINIFKKITPIKFQVKVDDKSPLNNFVTSNPTALTDLGWQPTTTLESSIRDIIDFYR comes from the coding sequence TTGGATAAGAAACCTACGTTACTAATTACCGGTGCTAGTGGATTTACTGGACTTCACGCATGTGATTATTTTTCAAGATTAGAGTTTGACGTCATAGCTATCACAAACATGAATTCATTTTCTAATAAGCAAATTAAACGCAGAACATGCAATCTATCTAATAATGAGTCGGTAAAGGAGTTAATTTCAATAACCAAGCCGGACTACCTCCTTCATTTGGCAGGTCAAAACGCTGTGGGATTATCCTGGGATAATCCCATTCAATCTCTAGAAGTAAATGCAATGGCTACAGCATACTTACTTGATGCTCTTAGAAAAGAGATGCCTTCTTGTAAAGCTGTTATTGTAGGTTCTGCTCTTCAGTTTGATCCAACGGTTCCAGCCACGTTTAATCACCCCTATGGTCTGAGTAAGACCATTCAAACCCTCATTTCGCAATTTTGGTCAAATCAATACAATATGAATGTTGTTGTCGCTAAACCATCAAATCTTATAGGTCCTGGCTTCTCTAAAGGAGTTTGTTCCATTTTCGCTAAAAAAATTATAGCTATGGAGAAAGAAGAGGGGGAAAAGTATCTGAGGGTGAGTAACTTAAATAATCGTTTTGACTTCTTAGACGTACGAGATGCTGTTAGAGCTTATGATTTTCTGCTCAGAAAAGGAGAAAATGGACGTTCATACAATGTCTCTTCTGGAAAAAGTAATTCTTTACAAGATATTATAAATATTTTCAAAAAGATAACTCCTATTAAATTTCAAGTGAAAGTGGATGATAAAAGTCCTTTAAATAATTTTGTTACTTCAAACCCTACAGCACTAACTGACTTGGGTTGGCAACCAACTACGACATTAGAATCTTCTATCCGGGACATTATTGACTTTTATCGTTAG
- a CDS encoding glycosyltransferase family 4 protein gives MKILLVSYYPLPYTGGVWTFVSSLQQSLKESGHTVHILSQTPDLNKYRIIGQKPEIDIAVLSPYIEEKLLTELPSLPMKSWIYNTELFRYSLELSAAYYNLQQYDLIHALDVTAANAINRVKPSHIPLVTSALGNLSRDIFFTLKTMHPHKTDEQIEATFEYQYHQVIEKLGYQASDFIHSPTEWMSRNVVDNFSIPSDKIVTFPYGISNQQFLGDAMEKPLIGPKQSKKIILYMGRLVYLKGIHHLLDALALLKEGRQDWECWILGEGEIKGELEKQCTNLDLKDKVRFLGASNNVLHFLREADIFVHPSIHDTQPYSVMEAQLAGLPVLISNTAGLPEMIEVGRSGLVSSVGNIYELYEQLKYLLANDLLRNQLASCTKEWAQDKWDLNKMVTNFLSLYEQAEKLNTENQEK, from the coding sequence ATGAAGATTTTATTAGTTTCCTATTACCCACTCCCCTATACCGGAGGCGTTTGGACATTTGTATCATCACTCCAACAGTCACTGAAAGAGTCAGGTCATACAGTTCATATCCTTAGCCAGACCCCTGATTTAAATAAATATCGAATCATTGGACAAAAACCAGAAATAGATATTGCTGTTCTTTCTCCCTATATTGAAGAAAAATTGCTTACTGAGCTTCCTTCACTTCCAATGAAGAGTTGGATATACAACACTGAATTATTTCGTTATAGCTTAGAGCTTTCCGCAGCATATTACAACCTTCAGCAATATGACCTTATACATGCGCTAGATGTCACAGCAGCAAACGCTATAAATCGAGTTAAACCTTCTCATATTCCACTTGTTACTAGTGCTCTTGGAAATTTATCACGTGATATCTTTTTCACACTCAAAACCATGCACCCTCATAAAACAGACGAACAAATAGAAGCTACATTTGAATATCAATATCACCAGGTGATTGAGAAGTTAGGATATCAAGCCAGTGATTTCATTCATAGTCCAACCGAATGGATGTCTCGTAATGTTGTAGATAATTTTTCTATTCCTTCAGACAAAATTGTTACCTTTCCATATGGAATTAGTAATCAACAGTTCCTTGGGGATGCCATGGAGAAGCCACTTATCGGACCCAAGCAGAGTAAAAAAATTATCCTTTATATGGGAAGGCTTGTCTATTTAAAAGGCATTCATCACCTCCTAGATGCCCTTGCTCTCTTAAAAGAAGGTAGACAGGATTGGGAATGCTGGATACTGGGGGAAGGCGAAATTAAAGGGGAATTAGAAAAACAATGCACAAACTTAGATCTAAAAGATAAAGTTAGATTTTTAGGTGCCTCGAATAATGTTCTTCATTTCCTTAGAGAAGCCGATATCTTTGTTCACCCTAGTATTCACGATACTCAGCCTTATTCTGTTATGGAAGCCCAGCTTGCAGGCCTTCCTGTTCTTATTAGCAATACAGCTGGATTACCTGAAATGATTGAAGTGGGAAGGAGCGGGCTAGTCTCTTCTGTAGGAAATATTTATGAACTGTATGAGCAATTAAAGTATTTGCTTGCAAATGATTTACTTCGAAACCAGCTAGCTTCTTGTACAAAAGAGTGGGCTCAAGATAAATGGGACCTTAACAAAATGGTTACTAATTTTTTGTCGCTTTACGAACAAGCAGAAAAACTTAACACAGAAAATCAAGAAAAATAA
- a CDS encoding glycosyltransferase family 2 protein, whose protein sequence is MSKVSIVVPFFNCSYIDHALDSLTKQTYTNIEIIVVNDGSTKHTDKILPYLDKIIYITKENGGTASALNVGIQQATGDYICWLSSDDIYDHHKIAIQLESMKTHNAFFSHTNYYAINYRGRIISPPLGIQTLNKLDLITRISKGNIINGCSIMIHKSVFDHVGLFDETLLYTHDYDLWLRIIQIFDLQYIPQPLLLSRIHENMGSKKYASFIKEENKIVINRHKHVMEQLALKYKEHS, encoded by the coding sequence ATGTCAAAAGTATCTATTGTTGTGCCATTCTTTAATTGCTCTTATATCGATCATGCACTAGATAGTTTAACTAAACAGACCTACACCAATATTGAAATTATAGTAGTAAATGATGGATCTACTAAGCATACGGATAAAATCCTTCCCTATTTAGATAAAATCATCTATATTACAAAAGAAAATGGTGGCACAGCGAGTGCTTTAAATGTAGGAATTCAGCAAGCAACAGGTGATTATATATGTTGGCTTAGTTCTGATGATATTTATGATCATCATAAAATCGCCATACAACTAGAATCGATGAAAACTCATAATGCCTTTTTTAGTCACACAAATTACTACGCCATCAATTATAGAGGACGAATTATTAGTCCGCCTTTAGGTATTCAGACGTTAAATAAATTAGATCTTATCACTAGAATAAGCAAAGGAAATATTATTAACGGCTGCTCAATTATGATTCACAAAAGTGTGTTTGACCATGTGGGTCTTTTTGACGAGACACTTCTTTATACTCATGACTATGACTTATGGTTACGAATCATTCAAATATTCGATTTACAATACATCCCTCAGCCCCTTTTGTTATCAAGGATACATGAAAATATGGGGAGCAAAAAATATGCTTCTTTTATAAAAGAAGAAAACAAAATTGTAATTAATCGTCATAAACACGTAATGGAACAGCTAGCGTTAAAATATAAAGAACACTCTTAA
- a CDS encoding glycosyltransferase, protein MGPKVSIIIPFYNCAFVDQAIKSALNQTYENVEVIVVDDGSTSHTAKIESFKDKIVYIRKENGGTATAINTGLFTATGEYIAWLSSDDYFVPEKISKQLNFMKQRHIDASFTNFDYINKDNQVLIPWCCKRFSNLEEVYNAYLTYNAINGCTILIKKKIFDEIGIFSPDFRYTHDYEMWFRMLVNGYEIHYYDEALTKFRSHEKSGTSRYQNEMREEMKTIEFHYRPLLQKYISKSQSNPSQD, encoded by the coding sequence ATGGGTCCAAAAGTATCAATAATTATTCCTTTTTACAACTGTGCCTTTGTCGATCAAGCAATCAAAAGTGCCTTAAACCAAACTTATGAAAATGTTGAAGTAATTGTGGTAGACGATGGTTCTACATCCCACACTGCGAAGATAGAATCCTTTAAAGATAAAATTGTTTATATAAGAAAAGAAAATGGCGGGACGGCTACTGCAATAAATACTGGTTTATTCACTGCTACAGGAGAGTATATAGCCTGGCTAAGCTCGGATGATTATTTTGTTCCTGAAAAGATTTCTAAACAACTAAACTTTATGAAGCAAAGGCACATAGATGCCAGCTTCACTAACTTTGACTATATTAATAAAGATAACCAAGTTTTAATACCTTGGTGCTGTAAACGTTTTTCTAATTTAGAAGAAGTGTATAATGCCTACTTAACTTATAATGCTATAAATGGATGTACCATTCTTATAAAAAAGAAGATCTTTGATGAAATTGGGATTTTCTCTCCGGATTTTCGTTATACTCATGATTATGAGATGTGGTTTCGTATGCTTGTCAATGGCTATGAAATCCATTATTATGATGAAGCACTCACAAAATTTCGTTCTCATGAAAAATCAGGCACCAGTAGATACCAAAATGAGATGAGAGAAGAAATGAAAACTATCGAGTTTCATTACCGCCCTCTGCTGCAAAAATATATAAGTAAATCACAATCAAATCCTTCACAAGATTAG
- a CDS encoding glycosyltransferase family 4 protein, whose product MNVLFVFYVPSGGVETLNRQRCKALKKYNINAHCLYYENRKKSINDHGTQTFVTNEDHEIKKILDEGDYSLIVIVSDFQALPRFRSLGYQGKMIIEIQGYGPKSTAKSALTDAIPLVTNYASGFLNPKTPHIVQLLDELYPSFPKFSFNNCFDTNQFSYKAVPTSHQPNVAWIGRIEDNKNWREFLKIGSELIHNHNSNIRLHMFEDPTLSEAKERGQFEKLIKQLDLEKHLFLHANVPNDQMAVYFSMIGESGGFLCSTSKVEGAPYSLLEAMSCKCPVLTTDSDGVRSSIIHNKTGKYYTLGDVTEAVKEAKELMTDSQLREKIRKDAFEHVKVNFNPDLYCVNFISMIQSLGLNLSK is encoded by the coding sequence ATGAATGTATTATTCGTGTTTTATGTTCCAAGTGGAGGAGTAGAAACGTTAAATCGTCAAAGGTGTAAAGCCCTTAAAAAGTACAACATTAATGCTCATTGCCTTTATTATGAAAATAGAAAGAAAAGCATAAATGACCATGGGACCCAAACGTTTGTAACGAATGAAGACCATGAAATTAAAAAAATACTTGATGAAGGAGATTATAGTCTCATTGTCATTGTCTCAGATTTTCAAGCTCTTCCTCGGTTTAGATCGCTTGGATATCAAGGGAAAATGATTATTGAAATACAAGGGTACGGCCCAAAAAGTACAGCAAAATCTGCTCTTACAGATGCTATACCTCTTGTCACTAACTATGCTTCAGGATTTCTTAATCCCAAGACTCCTCATATCGTGCAATTACTAGATGAACTCTACCCCTCATTTCCAAAGTTTAGTTTCAACAATTGTTTTGATACTAATCAGTTCTCCTATAAAGCTGTACCTACTAGTCATCAGCCTAACGTCGCATGGATTGGGCGAATCGAAGATAACAAAAATTGGAGAGAGTTCTTAAAAATCGGTAGCGAATTAATCCATAATCACAATTCAAACATACGATTACATATGTTTGAAGACCCTACTCTAAGCGAAGCTAAGGAAAGAGGTCAATTTGAAAAATTAATTAAACAGTTAGATTTAGAAAAACATCTTTTTCTTCATGCAAACGTTCCGAATGATCAAATGGCCGTTTATTTTTCCATGATAGGGGAATCAGGCGGGTTTTTATGCTCTACTTCAAAGGTAGAAGGAGCCCCATATTCTCTTCTTGAAGCGATGAGTTGTAAATGTCCGGTTTTAACCACTGACTCCGATGGCGTAAGAAGCTCAATTATTCATAATAAAACGGGGAAATACTATACATTAGGTGACGTTACCGAAGCTGTTAAAGAGGCAAAGGAGTTAATGACGGATTCTCAGTTAAGAGAAAAGATACGTAAAGATGCTTTTGAGCACGTAAAAGTAAATTTCAACCCAGATTTATACTGTGTGAATTTTATTTCAATGATTCAATCACTGGGACTAAACCTCAGTAAGTAA